The segment GGGGCACTGCCTAAAAATGAGTTTAAGCGGTTGTTCCGTGATGTTTTGGGGGAAAATTGATTATATGTGTAGCTGTGGCATAAATGCCACAGGAATCGGGCTGGGAGAAACCCCGGTTTTCCGGGGTTTTTCTCCATGGAGGCGGCATTTATGCCGCCGACATAGATGCTACCTATGTGCTGCCTCCTGGTTGATTGCAGGTCCGCCGTCTCCTTTTTCAGCGATCTTTGAGAGCCTTGAGTCGGTGAATTCCTCCTCGTTCAAGGTTTCCTGGAGTATCCCCGCAACATCATCCATTCCCAGTGCCCGCGCAAAGGAGCGTGCTGTGCCGTAAGCACTGATTTCGTAGTGCTCTATCTCCTGTTCGGCCGCTATCAGCGCAGCATCCTTGACTTTTGCGTCACCTTCGGAGTCAAGATACTCTCTTGATTCCTCGATAAGAGAATCAATAACCGGGTTCTCTCTTATCTGGGGTTTCATGTCCAGTTTCGAAAACACCTGTTCCAGTCTTGTCACCTGATTTCTGGATTGTTCAAGATGCTCTGAGAACGCTTTCCTTACCTCATCGGAACTGCATTTTTCCGCAAATCTGGGAAGCAGATCCTCTGTCTTCCTCTCAGCGGTATAGATGTCCTGGAGCTTATCAATGAAGAGCTCCTGAAGTGAATTGAGATTCATAGTTAATCACCTCCCTGTAACTGTTATCCTTTTAGGATTACGATTCATTTGGGGATTTAATATGCATCTTCGATGCATTGGGACAGTGGCATAAATGCCACAGCCATTCAAAGAAAGCCCGATGAATCGGGCTGGGAGAAGTCAAATTCCAATGTCACATACTTTATAACCCGATTCCTGGGTTTCCCTCCATGGAGGCGGCATTTTATGACTCCATTGCTTTTATTTATCTTCTCAAATAAACTTTCCAAAGGAGGATCCTGTGAAAAAATGGGTAATTGTCCTTGTCTGCATTGCAGTCGCTGCAGCAGCAGGAGGATTTGTTTTTTACGGCAAATACAAACAAATGGAAAAGTTCCTTACGGAATATAACCTGAAAGATATCGACGTGCAGGCAATTCCCGATGGTGCCTATAATGGAAAATGCAGCCATTTTCTGGTTGGAGTCGACCTCGATGCAGTAGTCAATGATCACCAGATCACCGAAATCAGAATTAACAGCCAGGATTGTGGCAAGGGTTATGAGGGGCGGCAGGTGATCGACCGCGTATTGAAAGCCCAATCACTGCAGGTTGATGCAACAACCGGGGCAACCGGGAGCAGCAAATGTATCCTTATCGCTTGTGAAAGAGCACTTGCTTCGGCAAAAGCACAATGAAAACTACCTATTAACAATAAAGAAACGGAGAAAACAATGAACATCGCAATAGTTATCCATACCCAAACCGGCACAACACGCACCTTCGCAGAGCTTATCGCAAAGAATCTTCGCGACCGGCAGCATACAGTGGATATTATCGAGCTTCAGGTTGAGGGTTCTCCTAAACTCCGTACCGAAGATGCAAAAATATCCAATGTTCCAGATTGCAGTAAATATGATGCTGTGCTCATGGGCGGCCCGGTATGGGGATTCAGGGCAACACCTGTGATAATTACCTGCCTGAAAAAGATAAGCGGGATCAGCGGCAAGAAATTCCTGCCATTTATTACCATGGGCTTCCCATTTGCGTTTATGGGTGGAAAGCAG is part of the Fibrobacter sp. genome and harbors:
- a CDS encoding ferritin-like domain-containing protein, with translation MNLNSLQELFIDKLQDIYTAERKTEDLLPRFAEKCSSDEVRKAFSEHLEQSRNQVTRLEQVFSKLDMKPQIRENPVIDSLIEESREYLDSEGDAKVKDAALIAAEQEIEHYEISAYGTARSFARALGMDDVAGILQETLNEEEFTDSRLSKIAEKGDGGPAINQEAAHR
- a CDS encoding FMN-binding protein, translating into MKKWVIVLVCIAVAAAAGGFVFYGKYKQMEKFLTEYNLKDIDVQAIPDGAYNGKCSHFLVGVDLDAVVNDHQITEIRINSQDCGKGYEGRQVIDRVLKAQSLQVDATTGATGSSKCILIACERALASAKAQ